A stretch of Miscanthus floridulus cultivar M001 chromosome 13, ASM1932011v1, whole genome shotgun sequence DNA encodes these proteins:
- the LOC136500338 gene encoding myb-related protein Zm38-like, producing the protein MGRSPCCEKAHTNKGAWTKEEDDRLVAYIRAHGEGCWRSLPKAAGLLRCGKSCRLRWINYLRPNLKRGNFTADEDDLIIKLHSLLGNKWSLIAARLPGRTDNEIKNYWNTHIRRKLLGRGIDPVTHRPIADAGAGAVTTISFQPNPNAAAAAAAQAPQHQPIKAEATAVKAPRCPDLNLDLCISPPCQQQEEDEEDEELDLKPAVVVKREVLQAGHGGGLCFGCSLGIQKGAPGCSCSSSSNRHNFLGLRAGMLDFRGLEMK; encoded by the exons ATGGGGCGGTCGCCGTGCTGCGAGAAGGCGCACACGAACAAGGGCGCGTGGACCAAGGAGGAGGACGACCGCCTGGTGGCCTACATCCGCGCGCACGGCGAAGGGTGCTGGCGGTCCCTGCCCAAGGCGGCGGGCCTGCTGCGCTGCGGCAAGAGCTGCCGCCTCCGCTGGATCAACTACCTCCGCCCCAACCTCAAACGCGGCAACTTCACCGCCGACGAGGACGACCTCATCATCAAGCTGCACAGCCTCCTTGGGAACAA GTGGTCCCTCATCGCCGCGCGGCTCCCGGGGCGGACGGACAACGAGATCAAGAACTACTGGAACACGCACATCCGGCGGAAGCTGCTTGGCAGGGGCATCGACCCCGTCACGCACCGCCCCATCGCCGACGCGGGCGCCGGCGCCGTCACCACCATCTCGTTCCAGCCCAaccccaacgccgccgccgccgcagcagcgcaGGCGCCACAGCATCAGCCGatcaaggcggaggcgacggccGTCAAGGCTCCCAGGTGCCCCGACCTCAACctcgacctctgcatcagcccgCCGTGCCAACagcaggaggaggacgaggaagacgaGGAGCTGGACCTCAAGCCCGCCGTCGTCGTCAAGCGGGAGGTGCTGCAGGCCGGCCACGGCGGGGGCCTCTGCTTCGGGTGCAGCCTGGGCATCCAGAAGGGCGCGCCAGGgtgcagctgcagcagcagcagcaacaggcacAACTTCTTGGGGCTCAGGGCCGGCATGCTCGACTTCAGAGGCCTCGAGATGAAGTGA